Proteins from a single region of Pseudarthrobacter sp. NIBRBAC000502772:
- a CDS encoding ExeM/NucH family extracellular endonuclease, whose translation MHHSPWKLALGTALSAGLIATPLAAVPAFAVDAAPAGTSPVVINEAYLSGGSAGAAYKSKFVELYNTSDAAVSLAGWSVQYRSATGTAAPTSVAALTGSIPAKGHYLIKGGSNNGGVEGADLPTADLVATSLNFSGSAGTIILAKQATAAPLATGSVIEPAGVADLLGYGSSNTFETQAAVAPASNTDVKSLNRSAGTDSNSNRADFTLNTAVTPTAAGGPVDPIPDPTPDPDPTPTPVPGTKTIAEIQGTGTASPLAGTAVTTRGKVTAAFPTGGFAGYYVQTPGTGGDLTPASHTASDAVFVYSPATAGSVQIGDFVEVSGTVSEFFGLTQVSVADAAGLTKLTDAAAPEVKATAFTLPAAESFREALEGMLLAPQGPVTVTDNYALNQYGEIGLSGGTTTLVQPTAVARYGSAEYQAAVADNAARGIKLDDGSTTNFLKDATTKAQVLPYLTATDAVRVGSPVTFATNVVLSYANNAWKFQPLTHLTEVNKGTVQPASFGATRTETPAAVGGNLKIASFNVLNYFPTTGDTLTGCSFYKDRDGNPITVQGGCDARGAANAENFLRQQDKIVAAITKTGADVVSLMEIENSAQFGKDRDDALAKLVDALNIATPGIWDYVRTPANAPPLADEDMIRTAFIFKKAVAEPVEESIIHNDTVAFANARKPLAQAFKPVGAGDDKKFIAIANHFKSKGSAATPDDTDKGQGASNLARTAQAKSLLDFAAGLQATKGTDKVFLIGDFNSYAQEDPMNVFTDAGYVNQDGKARNADGSAKHSYLFGGLVGSLDHILASPGADAVVTGADIWNINSVESVALEYSRYNNNVTNYYAPDQFRASDHDPVVVGLDLPAGPVTPASVELNFLGINDFHGRIDANTVLFAGTIEKLRAAAPGATAFLSAGDNIGASLFASAVAKDQPTIDVLNALELDASAVGNHEFDGGWADLRDRVIAGGTNATFPLLGANVYKKGTTEPVLPEYTLLDMDGVKVAVIGTVTREVPSLVTPAGIADLEFGDPVDAINRVAARITAENIADVIIAENHDGAGSGTPDGATLEQEVAAGGPFAKLVTETSADVDAIFTGHTHKEYAWNAPVPGADGKTRPIVQTGNYGENIGQIQLTVDTASKEVTASKAGNVRRTTDAAGGLVNAYPRVAAVDAIVKKALADAAAIGNQPVGALTADITTAFNADPAGGPAKRDDRASESTLGNLVADSLLESLQPAELGAAEIGVVNPGGLRNELYYAPDGTITYAEANSVLPFVNNLWTTSLTGAQFKALLEQQWQTNADGTVPSRAYQQLGLSRNVNYTYDATRAAGDRITSIRVAGALIDPAKSYRIGTFSFLATGGDNFRVFLDGADTRDSGLVDRDAWITYLQAHNPVSPDFARRTVAAVDTTAAEVKAGDAIILAVSKLDLTSLGSPVNTSLAAVFTDSAGTVTDLGTVPVSAGAAAVNLAVPAGAAAGAGTLALTAAESGTVVKAAVQVAANGPVPPVCTAPVPPTKWYDVLGWIRYGVAWIQYQQCLRG comes from the coding sequence ATGCACCATTCACCATGGAAATTAGCGCTGGGAACAGCGTTGTCTGCGGGGCTTATCGCCACTCCGTTGGCAGCGGTCCCCGCCTTCGCCGTCGACGCAGCACCCGCAGGCACTTCACCCGTTGTCATCAACGAGGCCTACCTGAGCGGCGGCAGTGCCGGCGCAGCCTACAAGAGCAAGTTCGTGGAGCTCTACAACACCTCCGACGCCGCGGTCTCCCTGGCCGGCTGGTCCGTCCAGTACCGGTCGGCCACCGGAACTGCAGCGCCCACCAGCGTGGCTGCCCTCACCGGTTCCATCCCGGCCAAGGGCCACTACCTCATTAAGGGCGGCAGCAACAACGGCGGGGTTGAAGGTGCGGACCTGCCCACAGCAGACCTTGTGGCAACCTCCCTGAACTTCAGCGGCTCCGCCGGAACCATCATCCTGGCGAAGCAGGCCACCGCCGCCCCGCTCGCCACCGGCTCGGTTATTGAACCGGCCGGCGTGGCAGACCTCCTCGGCTACGGTTCCTCCAACACCTTTGAAACGCAGGCCGCCGTTGCGCCCGCCAGCAACACCGACGTCAAGAGCCTGAACCGCAGCGCCGGGACGGACAGCAACAGCAACCGGGCGGACTTCACGCTGAACACCGCCGTCACGCCGACGGCGGCGGGCGGCCCCGTGGACCCCATCCCGGATCCGACGCCGGACCCCGATCCAACGCCGACACCTGTCCCGGGCACCAAAACTATCGCCGAAATCCAGGGCACCGGCACCGCCAGTCCGCTGGCCGGCACTGCCGTAACAACGCGCGGCAAAGTCACCGCGGCCTTCCCCACCGGCGGTTTCGCCGGCTACTACGTCCAGACCCCCGGCACCGGCGGCGACCTCACCCCGGCCAGCCACACGGCGTCGGACGCTGTTTTTGTCTACTCCCCGGCCACCGCAGGCTCCGTGCAGATCGGAGACTTCGTGGAAGTCTCCGGCACGGTTTCCGAGTTCTTCGGCCTGACCCAGGTCAGTGTGGCGGACGCCGCCGGGCTGACCAAGCTCACCGACGCCGCCGCGCCCGAGGTGAAGGCCACCGCCTTCACGCTCCCGGCGGCCGAGTCCTTCCGCGAAGCACTTGAGGGCATGCTGCTGGCACCGCAAGGGCCCGTCACCGTCACCGACAACTACGCGCTGAACCAGTACGGCGAAATCGGCCTCTCGGGCGGGACTACCACGCTGGTGCAGCCCACCGCCGTCGCGCGCTACGGCTCGGCCGAATACCAGGCCGCCGTGGCGGACAACGCTGCCCGCGGCATCAAGCTCGACGACGGCTCCACCACCAACTTCCTCAAGGACGCCACCACCAAGGCCCAGGTCCTGCCTTACCTGACGGCCACGGACGCGGTCCGCGTGGGATCACCGGTGACGTTCGCTACCAACGTGGTGCTCAGCTACGCCAACAACGCCTGGAAGTTCCAGCCGCTGACCCATCTCACCGAGGTCAACAAGGGCACGGTCCAGCCGGCCAGCTTCGGCGCCACCCGGACCGAAACCCCGGCCGCGGTGGGCGGCAACCTGAAGATCGCTTCCTTCAACGTCCTGAACTACTTCCCCACCACCGGCGACACCCTCACGGGCTGTTCCTTCTACAAGGATCGCGACGGCAACCCCATCACGGTCCAGGGCGGCTGCGATGCCCGCGGGGCAGCAAACGCGGAGAACTTCCTCCGCCAGCAGGACAAGATCGTCGCTGCGATCACCAAGACCGGCGCCGACGTGGTGTCCCTCATGGAAATTGAAAACTCCGCCCAGTTCGGCAAGGACCGCGATGACGCCCTGGCCAAACTGGTGGACGCCCTCAACATCGCGACCCCCGGCATCTGGGACTACGTGCGGACACCCGCCAATGCTCCCCCGCTGGCCGACGAGGACATGATCCGCACCGCGTTCATTTTCAAGAAGGCCGTGGCCGAACCTGTGGAAGAGTCCATCATCCACAACGACACTGTCGCCTTCGCCAACGCCCGCAAGCCGCTGGCGCAGGCCTTCAAGCCGGTAGGCGCCGGGGACGACAAGAAATTCATCGCCATCGCCAACCACTTCAAGTCCAAGGGTTCGGCAGCAACGCCGGATGACACGGACAAGGGCCAGGGCGCGTCCAACCTCGCCCGCACCGCCCAGGCCAAGTCGCTCCTGGACTTCGCCGCCGGGCTGCAGGCAACAAAGGGCACGGACAAGGTTTTCCTGATCGGCGACTTCAACTCCTACGCCCAGGAAGACCCGATGAACGTCTTCACGGACGCCGGCTATGTCAACCAGGACGGCAAGGCGAGGAACGCCGACGGCTCCGCGAAGCACTCCTACCTTTTCGGCGGCCTGGTGGGTTCGCTGGACCACATCCTGGCCTCCCCGGGCGCTGATGCAGTGGTCACCGGCGCGGACATCTGGAACATCAACTCCGTGGAGTCCGTGGCGCTGGAGTACAGCAGGTATAACAACAATGTGACCAACTACTATGCGCCGGACCAGTTCCGCGCCAGCGACCACGATCCTGTGGTGGTGGGCCTGGACCTGCCGGCCGGCCCGGTCACGCCGGCCAGTGTTGAGCTGAACTTCCTGGGCATCAACGATTTCCACGGCCGCATCGACGCCAACACGGTGCTGTTCGCCGGCACCATCGAGAAGCTGCGCGCCGCCGCCCCCGGGGCCACGGCCTTCCTGTCTGCCGGCGACAACATCGGGGCATCGCTGTTCGCCTCGGCTGTTGCCAAGGACCAGCCCACCATCGATGTGCTGAACGCGCTGGAGCTGGACGCTTCCGCCGTGGGCAACCACGAGTTCGACGGCGGCTGGGCGGACCTGCGCGACCGCGTCATCGCTGGCGGCACCAACGCCACGTTCCCGCTGCTCGGGGCGAACGTCTACAAAAAGGGAACCACCGAACCGGTCCTGCCGGAATACACGCTGCTGGACATGGACGGCGTGAAGGTCGCCGTCATCGGCACCGTCACCCGGGAAGTCCCGTCGCTGGTGACGCCCGCCGGCATCGCGGATCTTGAATTCGGCGATCCCGTGGACGCCATCAACCGCGTGGCTGCCAGGATCACGGCGGAGAACATCGCCGACGTGATCATTGCGGAAAACCACGACGGCGCCGGGTCAGGGACGCCGGACGGCGCCACCCTGGAGCAGGAAGTGGCAGCGGGCGGCCCGTTCGCGAAGCTGGTCACCGAAACCTCGGCCGACGTGGACGCCATCTTCACCGGCCACACGCACAAGGAATACGCCTGGAACGCACCGGTCCCCGGGGCCGACGGCAAGACCCGTCCGATTGTCCAGACCGGCAACTACGGCGAGAACATCGGCCAGATCCAGCTCACGGTGGATACGGCCAGCAAGGAAGTCACCGCCTCGAAGGCCGGGAACGTCAGGCGGACCACGGATGCCGCCGGCGGCCTGGTGAACGCGTACCCGCGGGTTGCAGCGGTTGATGCCATTGTGAAGAAGGCACTGGCGGACGCCGCCGCGATCGGCAACCAGCCGGTCGGTGCGCTGACCGCGGATATCACCACGGCGTTCAACGCGGACCCCGCCGGCGGACCCGCCAAGCGCGATGACCGTGCCAGCGAATCCACGCTGGGCAATCTGGTGGCCGACTCGCTGTTGGAGTCGCTCCAGCCGGCTGAGCTGGGCGCCGCGGAAATCGGCGTCGTCAATCCCGGCGGCCTCCGCAACGAGCTGTACTACGCCCCGGACGGCACCATCACCTACGCGGAGGCCAACTCGGTCCTGCCGTTTGTGAACAACCTGTGGACCACGTCCCTGACCGGTGCGCAGTTCAAGGCACTTCTGGAGCAGCAGTGGCAGACCAACGCCGACGGCACGGTCCCCAGCCGCGCCTACCAGCAGCTGGGCCTGTCCAGGAACGTCAACTACACGTACGACGCCACCCGTGCCGCCGGTGACCGGATCACCTCCATCCGGGTGGCCGGTGCGCTGATCGATCCGGCGAAGTCCTACCGGATCGGGACGTTCAGCTTCCTGGCCACCGGTGGCGACAACTTCCGGGTCTTCCTCGATGGCGCGGACACCAGGGATTCGGGTCTCGTGGACCGGGACGCCTGGATCACGTACCTGCAGGCGCACAACCCCGTGTCGCCGGACTTCGCCCGGCGGACGGTGGCCGCCGTGGACACGACGGCCGCCGAGGTCAAGGCCGGGGACGCCATCATCCTGGCGGTTTCCAAACTGGACCTCACCTCGCTGGGCAGCCCGGTGAATACGTCGCTGGCTGCGGTGTTCACCGACAGCGCCGGGACTGTGACGGATCTTGGCACGGTGCCGGTGTCGGCGGGCGCTGCCGCCGTGAACCTCGCCGTTCCTGCCGGCGCTGCTGCTGGGGCAGGAACTCTGGCGCTCACGGCCGCCGAGTCCGGCACCGTGGTGAAGGCTGCTGTCCAGGTGGCTGCCAACGGACCCGTTCCGCCGGTCTGCACGGCACCGGTACCGCCCACCAAGTGGTACGACGTCCTGGGGTGGATCCGTTACGGCGTTGCCTGGATCCAGTACCAGCAGTGCCTGCGCGGCTAA
- a CDS encoding LLM class flavin-dependent oxidoreductase gives MSAAVGGARQLHLNAFLMSTGHHEASWRLPESNSFAGTDVAHFQRLAQTAERGKLDSIFFADSPVLHGNVAQRPYGSLEPTVLLAAIAAVTERIGLIATASTTYNEPYNLARRFASVDHISGGRAGWNVVTTAGDAAARNFSLAGQPAHSQRYERAAEFLDVAKRLWDSWEDDAVVADKDAGVWADSSRVHPVNHQGRHFQVEGGLDVPRSVQGHPVIVQAGSSENGKDFAARYAEAVFTAHQTLADAQDFYADLKRRTTAAGRDPQSIKILPGIVPVIGATEAEALRLERELDELILPEHAVRQLANLLRVPPESLKLDGQLPAGLPSEDEIEGAKSRYTLVVNLARSEHLTVRQLIGRLGGGRGHRTFAGTPEQVADAIQHWFQAGAADGFNIMPPVLPSGLDIFVDQVVPILQDRGLFRREYTGRTLREHFGLAVPANSFTEVRAQVPDRVPQPA, from the coding sequence ATGAGTGCCGCGGTTGGCGGCGCCAGGCAGCTGCACCTGAACGCCTTCCTGATGAGCACCGGCCACCACGAGGCGTCGTGGCGCCTGCCGGAGAGCAACAGCTTCGCCGGCACGGACGTGGCCCACTTCCAGCGGCTGGCGCAGACGGCAGAGCGCGGCAAGCTGGACTCGATCTTCTTCGCCGACTCCCCGGTGCTGCACGGCAACGTGGCCCAGCGGCCCTACGGCAGCCTCGAACCCACCGTGTTGCTCGCCGCCATCGCAGCGGTCACGGAGCGGATCGGGCTGATCGCCACCGCGTCCACAACCTACAACGAGCCCTACAACCTGGCGCGGCGCTTCGCCTCCGTGGACCACATCAGCGGCGGCAGGGCGGGCTGGAACGTGGTGACCACGGCGGGGGACGCGGCCGCCAGGAACTTCTCCCTCGCCGGCCAGCCAGCCCATTCGCAGCGGTACGAGCGGGCGGCGGAATTCCTGGATGTGGCCAAGAGGCTCTGGGACAGCTGGGAGGACGACGCCGTGGTGGCGGACAAGGACGCAGGTGTGTGGGCCGACAGTTCGCGAGTGCATCCGGTCAACCACCAAGGCCGGCATTTCCAGGTGGAGGGCGGCCTGGATGTGCCCAGGTCCGTCCAGGGGCACCCGGTGATTGTCCAGGCCGGTTCGTCCGAGAACGGCAAGGACTTCGCGGCCCGGTACGCGGAGGCGGTCTTCACGGCGCACCAGACCCTGGCGGATGCCCAGGACTTTTACGCCGACCTGAAAAGGCGGACGACGGCGGCGGGCCGGGACCCGCAGTCCATCAAGATCCTGCCGGGCATCGTTCCGGTCATCGGGGCCACGGAGGCGGAGGCGTTGAGGCTGGAACGGGAGCTGGATGAGCTTATCCTGCCGGAGCACGCGGTGCGGCAGCTGGCCAACCTGCTGCGCGTCCCGCCGGAATCCCTGAAACTCGATGGCCAGCTGCCGGCCGGCCTCCCGTCGGAGGATGAGATCGAGGGTGCCAAGAGCCGTTACACGCTGGTGGTGAACCTTGCCCGCAGCGAACACCTGACCGTCCGGCAGCTCATCGGCCGGCTCGGCGGGGGCCGCGGGCACCGGACCTTCGCGGGAACGCCGGAGCAGGTGGCCGACGCCATCCAGCACTGGTTCCAGGCCGGCGCCGCGGACGGGTTCAACATCATGCCGCCCGTGCTGCCCTCCGGCCTGGACATCTTTGTGGACCAGGTGGTTCCCATCCTCCAGGACCGAGGGCTGTTCCGGCGCGAATACACCGGGCGCACGCTCCGCGAGCACTTTGGCCTGGCCGTCCCGGCAAACTCCTTTACCGAAGTCCGTGCACAGGTGCCGGACCGCGTGCCGCAGCCTGCCTGA
- a CDS encoding NAD(P)H-quinone oxidoreductase, translating to MKAVYIAEPGGPEVLEVREVDAPVPGQGEVLIDVVAAGLNRADVQQRRGFYPPPPGASEIPGLEVSGRIAGFGPGVTKAFSVGDKVVALLAGGGYAEQVAVPAEQVLRIPDGVDVVTAASLPEVAATVYSNLIMTAQLQAGETVLIHGATGGIGTMAIQLAKAFGARVATTAGSAEKVGTAKAFLGADIAINYTEEDFPESLRRQNGGKGADVILDVVGAKYLAQNVDALADYGRLVVIGLQGGAKGELDLGQLLRKRAAVVATALRPRPVAEKGAIMNAVRESVWPLITDGRIRPLVAKTFPLDQVAAAHRYFDSGDHVGKILLVM from the coding sequence ATGAAAGCCGTCTACATTGCAGAACCCGGTGGTCCGGAGGTTCTGGAGGTCCGCGAAGTGGACGCGCCGGTGCCCGGGCAGGGCGAGGTGTTGATCGACGTCGTCGCCGCCGGCCTGAACCGGGCGGACGTGCAGCAGCGCAGGGGCTTCTACCCGCCCCCGCCCGGCGCGTCCGAGATCCCCGGGCTGGAAGTGTCCGGGCGGATCGCCGGCTTCGGTCCCGGCGTCACCAAGGCATTCTCCGTGGGTGACAAGGTGGTGGCGCTGCTGGCCGGCGGAGGCTATGCGGAGCAGGTTGCGGTGCCGGCGGAGCAGGTCCTGCGGATTCCCGACGGCGTTGATGTGGTCACCGCTGCCTCGCTGCCGGAAGTCGCAGCCACGGTCTACTCCAACCTGATCATGACGGCGCAGTTGCAGGCCGGTGAAACTGTCCTGATCCACGGCGCCACCGGCGGGATCGGCACCATGGCCATCCAGCTGGCCAAGGCCTTCGGCGCCAGGGTCGCCACCACCGCGGGAAGTGCGGAAAAGGTGGGGACCGCGAAGGCTTTCCTGGGCGCGGACATCGCCATCAACTACACCGAAGAGGACTTCCCCGAAAGCCTCCGGCGGCAGAACGGCGGCAAGGGCGCCGACGTGATCCTCGACGTTGTGGGTGCCAAGTACCTGGCGCAGAACGTTGATGCGCTCGCGGACTACGGCCGGCTTGTTGTCATCGGCCTGCAGGGCGGGGCCAAGGGGGAGCTGGATCTTGGCCAGCTCCTGCGGAAGCGCGCGGCGGTGGTTGCCACGGCACTGAGGCCGCGCCCGGTGGCGGAAAAGGGCGCCATCATGAACGCCGTGCGGGAATCCGTGTGGCCCCTTATCACGGACGGCCGGATCCGCCCGCTGGTGGCCAAGACCTTCCCGCTGGACCAGGTCGCGGCCGCCCACCGGTACTTCGACAGCGGCGACCATGTGGGCAAGATCCTGCTGGTCATGTAG
- a CDS encoding TauD/TfdA family dioxygenase, with the protein MTVITETKLQFTKLSSRIGAEIRGLDLSADLSPDTVAQLRAALNTHKALVFREANIRTDEDQVRFASRFGPLTNAHPTVASVDGKPAVLPVDSENGSANNWHTDVTFVVNPPQASTLRSITLPGYGGETLIASSAGAYQDLPEELRNFADTLWAIHTNDYDYSVPKNLEHANADERRKEFTRIHFESAHPVVRVHPLTGERGLFIGGFAQRLRIVGLSNTESKDILRLLQAYITRPENVVRVNWEPDQLVLFDNRITQHYAPDNYDGQPRQLNRVTIAGDLPRGVDGRSSTSIKGDSSAYSETVVVPEAVAREAAGVLEAAGVLA; encoded by the coding sequence ATGACCGTCATCACCGAAACCAAGCTCCAGTTCACCAAGCTCAGCTCCCGCATCGGCGCCGAAATCCGCGGCCTGGACCTCAGCGCAGACCTGTCCCCGGACACCGTGGCGCAGCTCCGGGCCGCCCTGAACACACACAAGGCACTGGTCTTCCGGGAAGCGAACATCCGCACCGACGAGGACCAGGTGCGTTTCGCCAGCCGCTTCGGCCCGCTCACCAACGCCCACCCCACAGTGGCCTCCGTGGACGGAAAGCCAGCGGTCCTGCCCGTGGACAGCGAAAACGGCAGCGCCAACAACTGGCACACCGACGTGACCTTCGTGGTGAACCCGCCGCAGGCCTCAACCTTGCGCAGCATCACCCTGCCGGGCTACGGCGGGGAAACCCTGATCGCGTCCTCGGCCGGGGCCTACCAGGACCTGCCGGAGGAGCTGCGGAACTTCGCCGACACCCTCTGGGCCATCCACACCAACGACTACGACTACTCCGTGCCCAAGAACCTCGAACACGCCAACGCCGACGAACGGCGCAAGGAGTTCACCAGGATCCACTTCGAATCCGCCCACCCCGTGGTGCGGGTCCACCCGCTGACCGGGGAGCGCGGATTGTTCATTGGGGGCTTCGCGCAGCGGCTGCGGATCGTTGGCCTGTCCAACACGGAGTCCAAGGACATCCTGCGGCTCCTGCAGGCCTACATCACCCGCCCGGAGAACGTGGTGCGGGTGAACTGGGAGCCGGACCAGCTGGTGCTGTTCGACAACCGCATCACCCAGCACTACGCCCCGGACAACTACGACGGCCAGCCCCGCCAGCTCAACCGCGTCACCATCGCCGGCGACCTTCCCCGCGGCGTCGACGGACGCAGCAGCACCTCCATCAAGGGCGACTCGTCCGCCTACTCCGAGACCGTCGTCGTTCCTGAAGCAGTTGCCCGCGAAGCAGCCGGGGTTCTCGAAGCAGCCGGGGTTCTCGCATGA
- a CDS encoding VOC family protein, with translation MPAPEITPGAPCWIDLMTSDITKARQFYGELFGWEYETGDEEKYGGYTTARKNGKTVAGLMQKDEDQAGMPDVWSTYVRSDDADATASAVTANGGQVYMPPMDVPEQGHMAIFGDSAGAAIGVWQPREMKGYELVAEPGAAAWHELHTKDYDAAVKFYEEVFGWDTDVMSDTPDFRYTTLGAGDSAKAGIMDASGYLPADVPSNWQVYFNVEDADASVEKAVSLGATVIAGPEDSPFGRLASLADPTGAMFKIIA, from the coding sequence ATGCCTGCACCCGAGATCACCCCCGGCGCACCCTGCTGGATCGACCTCATGACCTCAGACATCACCAAAGCGCGCCAGTTCTACGGCGAACTCTTCGGCTGGGAATACGAGACCGGCGACGAGGAGAAGTACGGCGGCTACACCACCGCACGGAAGAACGGCAAGACCGTGGCCGGGCTTATGCAGAAGGACGAGGACCAGGCAGGCATGCCTGACGTCTGGTCCACGTACGTCCGCTCGGACGACGCCGACGCCACCGCGTCCGCCGTCACTGCGAACGGCGGCCAGGTCTACATGCCGCCCATGGATGTTCCGGAACAGGGCCACATGGCCATCTTCGGCGACTCCGCCGGCGCGGCAATCGGCGTGTGGCAGCCGCGCGAGATGAAGGGATACGAGCTCGTAGCCGAGCCCGGCGCCGCCGCCTGGCACGAGCTCCACACCAAGGACTACGACGCCGCCGTGAAGTTCTACGAGGAGGTGTTCGGCTGGGATACGGATGTTATGAGCGATACACCGGACTTCCGGTACACCACCCTGGGCGCCGGGGACTCCGCCAAGGCCGGCATCATGGACGCCTCCGGGTATCTGCCGGCCGACGTTCCGTCCAACTGGCAGGTCTACTTCAACGTCGAAGATGCGGACGCTTCGGTTGAGAAGGCCGTTTCGCTCGGAGCCACCGTCATTGCTGGGCCGGAGGACTCTCCGTTCGGCCGGCTCGCCTCGCTGGCCGACCCCACCGGAGCAATGTTCAAGATCATCGCATAA
- a CDS encoding ABC transporter permease yields the protein MSTVLTRPQEAAAAVDRSLEAVSQQAGPSGPSGSGRGQRPTAGARLGAAARQAGRAGWKSLAVVLFLALWEVGPLYLASPATRVFLPPLHEVLAAGAKLLENGQLQSHLQASLTRSASGFGIAVVSAVVLGLLIAWYGWLNSFLNPLLELFRNTATLALLPVFTLLLGIGEESKITIVAYAAFFPVLLNTIAGVRTVDPLLIRAAKSLGLNSFRLFQKVILPSAVPTIFTGIRMAGTSSILVLIAAEMVGAKAGLGYLIVNAQSSFLISDMYAGILTVSVVGLLVNTVLVALERHFSRWRTAVGSDS from the coding sequence ATGAGCACTGTGTTGACCCGACCGCAAGAGGCGGCTGCCGCCGTCGACCGTTCACTGGAAGCTGTTTCGCAGCAGGCCGGACCGTCCGGACCGTCCGGTTCAGGGCGAGGGCAACGCCCGACGGCGGGTGCCAGGCTGGGTGCCGCAGCCCGCCAGGCGGGGCGGGCCGGCTGGAAATCGCTCGCCGTTGTCCTGTTCCTGGCACTGTGGGAAGTGGGCCCGCTGTACCTGGCGAGCCCGGCCACGCGGGTGTTTTTGCCGCCGCTGCATGAGGTGCTGGCGGCCGGAGCCAAGCTCCTGGAGAACGGGCAGCTGCAGAGCCATCTGCAGGCCAGCCTGACCCGCTCGGCGTCCGGTTTTGGCATCGCCGTGGTGTCCGCCGTCGTCCTGGGGCTCCTGATCGCCTGGTACGGCTGGCTGAATTCGTTCCTCAACCCGCTGCTGGAGCTCTTCCGCAACACGGCAACGCTGGCCCTGCTGCCCGTATTCACCCTGCTGCTGGGCATCGGCGAGGAATCGAAGATCACCATCGTGGCCTACGCCGCGTTCTTCCCGGTCCTGCTGAACACCATCGCCGGCGTCCGGACCGTGGACCCGCTGCTGATCCGGGCCGCGAAATCCCTGGGACTGAACAGCTTCCGGCTCTTCCAGAAGGTGATCCTGCCGTCGGCGGTCCCCACGATCTTCACCGGCATCAGGATGGCCGGAACCTCCTCCATCCTGGTGCTCATCGCGGCCGAGATGGTGGGCGCCAAAGCCGGCCTGGGCTACCTGATCGTCAACGCGCAGAGCAGCTTCCTGATCTCGGACATGTACGCCGGCATCCTGACCGTCTCCGTCGTCGGCCTGCTGGTCAACACGGTACTCGTGGCACTGGAACGGCACTTCTCACGCTGGCGCACCGCCGTCGGCTCCGACAGCTGA
- a CDS encoding ABC transporter ATP-binding protein, which produces MTPKISLRNVTKEFTVRPGKGAGRNARTEASVLTALDDLSLDVAAGEFLTLVGPSGSGKTTLLDLLAGLSRPTSGKVLVDGKEVTGPGQDRAVVFQQYALFPWRTASANVSIGLENTGLSKKKRAAKASEFLDLVGLAGFEDRYPHELSGGMKQRVAIARSLAYEPDVLLMDEPFAALDAQTREQLQDELLRIWKATGKTIVFITHGIDEAVYLGQRVAVLSARPGRLKEIVDINIPDRDGDADIRSHPAFVEHRHQVWSLLHDEVRLAQNSGHRKILPDGTAPDEQPLERSAA; this is translated from the coding sequence ATGACACCCAAGATCAGTCTCAGGAACGTCACCAAGGAATTCACTGTCCGGCCGGGCAAGGGGGCGGGCAGGAACGCCAGGACGGAAGCTTCCGTCCTCACCGCCTTGGATGACCTCAGCCTGGACGTAGCTGCCGGTGAATTCCTCACCCTGGTGGGCCCCAGCGGCTCCGGCAAGACCACGCTCCTGGACCTGCTGGCCGGCCTTTCCCGCCCCACCTCGGGGAAGGTCCTGGTGGACGGCAAGGAAGTGACGGGGCCCGGCCAGGACCGGGCGGTTGTTTTCCAGCAGTACGCGCTGTTCCCCTGGCGCACGGCGTCGGCGAACGTGTCCATCGGCCTCGAGAACACGGGCCTGTCGAAGAAGAAAAGGGCGGCGAAGGCCAGCGAGTTCCTCGACCTGGTGGGCCTTGCCGGGTTCGAGGACCGCTATCCGCATGAACTGTCCGGCGGTATGAAGCAGCGCGTGGCCATCGCCAGAAGCCTCGCCTATGAGCCGGACGTCCTGCTGATGGACGAGCCCTTCGCCGCCCTCGACGCCCAGACCCGCGAACAGCTCCAGGACGAGCTCCTGCGGATCTGGAAGGCCACGGGCAAAACCATCGTTTTCATCACCCACGGGATCGACGAGGCGGTCTACCTCGGCCAGCGGGTAGCGGTGCTCAGCGCCCGCCCCGGCAGGCTCAAGGAAATAGTGGACATCAACATCCCCGACCGCGACGGCGACGCGGACATCCGCTCGCATCCGGCCTTTGTGGAACACCGGCACCAGGTCTGGTCGCTGCTGCACGACGAAGTCCGCCTGGCCCAGAACTCCGGCCACCGGAAGATCCTCCCGGACGGCACTGCCCCCGATGAACAACCCCTCGAAAGGAGCGCGGCCTGA